In Megalopta genalis isolate 19385.01 chromosome 7, iyMegGena1_principal, whole genome shotgun sequence, a single window of DNA contains:
- the LOC117220386 gene encoding uncharacterized protein LOC117220386 isoform X1, giving the protein MGNGMNKVLPGLYVGNYHDSKDTHQLERFGITHILAIHDTARQLHSDKHYLCIMAADSPDQNLSQYFSLCNDFIHSARLRGGNVLIHCLAGMSRSVTVAVAYIMSTTNLSWKEALKVVKVGRSIANPNVGFQQQLKDFESSRLHEERRRLKERFPSLALAQADAEVCRTTLRNYETMALAREVCEGKCAMGRPCPTGLCRQPSKRSGLIGRRKPSTGSTSSLTTTRTPPQTPRMLPSAPPSPAMQRSSSIVSTIARPRSGPAGLHYYTGSAPPSRAVSRIDLSGAVASSSSSTSLQNVGRSGISNSFNWRLTSGSAPNTPRPTPPVSPQRWPRRASTRNAQLPISPETPSSTT; this is encoded by the exons ATGGGGAATGGTATGAATAAG GTCCTTCCTGGCCTCTATGTCGGGAATTACCATGACAGCAAGGACACTCATCAGTTGGAACGTTTTGGAATCACTCATATCCTGGCGATCCACGACACTGCGCGTCAATTGCATTCA GACAAGCATTATTTGTGTATAATGGCGGCGGACAGTCCGGATCAGAATCTGTCCCAATATTTTTCCTTGTGCAATGACTTCATTCACTCCGCCCGTTTAAGGGGTGGAAACGTCCTTATACACTG CTTAGCCGGCATGTCGAGAAGCGTCACTGTAGCAGTGGCCTATATCATGAGCACCACCAATCTGTCATGGAAAGAGGCACTCAAAGTTGTCAAAGTGGGTCGTTCCATTGCCAATCCAAACGTCGGGTTCCAGCAACAGCTTAAGGACTTCGAATCGAGCCGACTCCACGag GAACGACGCAGGTTGAAGGAACGGTTTCCAAGTCTGGCGCTCGCTCAGGCCGATGCAGAAGTGTGCCGCACCACTTTAAGAAATTACGAAACCATGGCACTGGCGCGAGAAGTGTGCGAAGGGAAATGTGCCATGGGCCGTCCTTGTCCGACTGGGCTCTGCCGGCAACCATCCAAAAG GAGTGGACTTATTGGGAGAAGAAAACCATCCACAGGGAGTACAAGCAGcttaacaacaacgagaacacccCCGCAAACGCCGAGAATGCTACCATCAGCACCCCCTTCGCCAGCCATGCAGAGATCGAGTAGTATAGTGTCCACAATAGCCAGACCCAGAAGCGGACCTGCCGGGTTGCATTACTACACTGGCTCCGCTCCTCCTTCCAG GGCGGTGTCGAGGATCGACTTGTCCGGAGCAGTGGCCAGCAGCAGTAGTAGTACGAGCTTGCAGAACGTCGGCAGATCAGGGATATCGAACAGCTTCAACTGGCGGCTGACTTCCGGATCGGCGCCAAATACGCCGAGACCGACGCCGCCGGTTTCTCCGCAGCGATGGCCGAGGCGAGCTTCGACCCGAAATGCCCAGCTTCCGATTTCGCCGGAAACCCCATCCTCGACTACGTAG
- the LOC117220386 gene encoding uncharacterized protein LOC117220386 isoform X3 gives MAADSPDQNLSQYFSLCNDFIHSARLRGGNVLIHCLAGMSRSVTVAVAYIMSTTNLSWKEALKVVKVGRSIANPNVGFQQQLKDFESSRLHEERRRLKERFPSLALAQADAEVCRTTLRNYETMALAREVCEGKCAMGRPCPTGLCRQPSKRSGLIGRRKPSTGSTSSLTTTRTPPQTPRMLPSAPPSPAMQRSSSIVSTIARPRSGPAGLHYYTGSAPPSRAVSRIDLSGAVASSSSSTSLQNVGRSGISNSFNWRLTSGSAPNTPRPTPPVSPQRWPRRASTRNAQLPISPETPSSTT, from the exons ATGGCGGCGGACAGTCCGGATCAGAATCTGTCCCAATATTTTTCCTTGTGCAATGACTTCATTCACTCCGCCCGTTTAAGGGGTGGAAACGTCCTTATACACTG CTTAGCCGGCATGTCGAGAAGCGTCACTGTAGCAGTGGCCTATATCATGAGCACCACCAATCTGTCATGGAAAGAGGCACTCAAAGTTGTCAAAGTGGGTCGTTCCATTGCCAATCCAAACGTCGGGTTCCAGCAACAGCTTAAGGACTTCGAATCGAGCCGACTCCACGag GAACGACGCAGGTTGAAGGAACGGTTTCCAAGTCTGGCGCTCGCTCAGGCCGATGCAGAAGTGTGCCGCACCACTTTAAGAAATTACGAAACCATGGCACTGGCGCGAGAAGTGTGCGAAGGGAAATGTGCCATGGGCCGTCCTTGTCCGACTGGGCTCTGCCGGCAACCATCCAAAAG GAGTGGACTTATTGGGAGAAGAAAACCATCCACAGGGAGTACAAGCAGcttaacaacaacgagaacacccCCGCAAACGCCGAGAATGCTACCATCAGCACCCCCTTCGCCAGCCATGCAGAGATCGAGTAGTATAGTGTCCACAATAGCCAGACCCAGAAGCGGACCTGCCGGGTTGCATTACTACACTGGCTCCGCTCCTCCTTCCAG GGCGGTGTCGAGGATCGACTTGTCCGGAGCAGTGGCCAGCAGCAGTAGTAGTACGAGCTTGCAGAACGTCGGCAGATCAGGGATATCGAACAGCTTCAACTGGCGGCTGACTTCCGGATCGGCGCCAAATACGCCGAGACCGACGCCGCCGGTTTCTCCGCAGCGATGGCCGAGGCGAGCTTCGACCCGAAATGCCCAGCTTCCGATTTCGCCGGAAACCCCATCCTCGACTACGTAG
- the LOC117220386 gene encoding uncharacterized protein LOC117220386 isoform X2, with amino-acid sequence MGNGMNKVLPGLYVGNYHDSKDTHQLERFGITHILAIHDTARQLHSVSKRKLVKRLAGMSRSVTVAVAYIMSTTNLSWKEALKVVKVGRSIANPNVGFQQQLKDFESSRLHEERRRLKERFPSLALAQADAEVCRTTLRNYETMALAREVCEGKCAMGRPCPTGLCRQPSKRSGLIGRRKPSTGSTSSLTTTRTPPQTPRMLPSAPPSPAMQRSSSIVSTIARPRSGPAGLHYYTGSAPPSRAVSRIDLSGAVASSSSSTSLQNVGRSGISNSFNWRLTSGSAPNTPRPTPPVSPQRWPRRASTRNAQLPISPETPSSTT; translated from the exons ATGGGGAATGGTATGAATAAG GTCCTTCCTGGCCTCTATGTCGGGAATTACCATGACAGCAAGGACACTCATCAGTTGGAACGTTTTGGAATCACTCATATCCTGGCGATCCACGACACTGCGCGTCAATTGCATTCAGTAAGCAAGCGGAAGCTAGTGAAACG CTTAGCCGGCATGTCGAGAAGCGTCACTGTAGCAGTGGCCTATATCATGAGCACCACCAATCTGTCATGGAAAGAGGCACTCAAAGTTGTCAAAGTGGGTCGTTCCATTGCCAATCCAAACGTCGGGTTCCAGCAACAGCTTAAGGACTTCGAATCGAGCCGACTCCACGag GAACGACGCAGGTTGAAGGAACGGTTTCCAAGTCTGGCGCTCGCTCAGGCCGATGCAGAAGTGTGCCGCACCACTTTAAGAAATTACGAAACCATGGCACTGGCGCGAGAAGTGTGCGAAGGGAAATGTGCCATGGGCCGTCCTTGTCCGACTGGGCTCTGCCGGCAACCATCCAAAAG GAGTGGACTTATTGGGAGAAGAAAACCATCCACAGGGAGTACAAGCAGcttaacaacaacgagaacacccCCGCAAACGCCGAGAATGCTACCATCAGCACCCCCTTCGCCAGCCATGCAGAGATCGAGTAGTATAGTGTCCACAATAGCCAGACCCAGAAGCGGACCTGCCGGGTTGCATTACTACACTGGCTCCGCTCCTCCTTCCAG GGCGGTGTCGAGGATCGACTTGTCCGGAGCAGTGGCCAGCAGCAGTAGTAGTACGAGCTTGCAGAACGTCGGCAGATCAGGGATATCGAACAGCTTCAACTGGCGGCTGACTTCCGGATCGGCGCCAAATACGCCGAGACCGACGCCGCCGGTTTCTCCGCAGCGATGGCCGAGGCGAGCTTCGACCCGAAATGCCCAGCTTCCGATTTCGCCGGAAACCCCATCCTCGACTACGTAG
- the LOC117220390 gene encoding uncharacterized protein LOC117220390 isoform X1, whose product MMHRKLVQHSSSLSSNESDTSSTTTCTNEKQVSKVRLAIVAGVFATVGSLLGKLAGNFGMDSVVNNAISIFIILSLARTMIDDSYLLNKVGLLLKGVLLILMISSNTIGCTFFVKALNASGSSLPCTIASSATSYVCSALAGFLIFNESTSITWWCGISLVILGLFFISRVPAKSDSTEKLKQK is encoded by the exons ATGATGCATCGTAAATTAGTGCAGCATTCTTCTTCACTGTCCTCAAATGAATCCGACACATCTTctacaacaacatgtacaaatgaaaaacaaGTATCGAAAGTTCGTTTGGCTATCGTCGCTGGAGTTTTTGCGACTGTCGGAAGTCTGTTGGGTAAACTTGCTGGAAATTTTGGAATGGACTCCGTAGTAAATAATGcgatttctatatttattatactgtcACTTGCTAGAACAATGATTGATGACTCGTATCTCCTAAATAAGGTTGGGTTGCTTTTGAAAGGCGTCCTCTTGATACTGATGATATCAAGTAATACAATCGGTTGCACGTTTTTCGTGAAAGCGCTGAATGCCAGTGGATCTTCCTTACCATGTACAATTGCCAGCTCTGCCACCAGTTATGTTTGTTCG GCTCTAGCTGGtttcctgatttttaacgaatccACGTCGATTACCTGGTGGTGTGGCATATCGTTAGTTATTTTAGGTTTATTTTTCATAAGTCGTGTTCCAGCAAAAAGTGATTCTACGgagaaattgaaacaaaaatag
- the LOC117220390 gene encoding transmembrane protein 42 isoform X2, with product MMHRKLVQHSSSLSSNESDTSSTTTCTNEKQVSKVRLAIVAGVFATVGSLLGKLAGNFGMDSVVGLLLKGVLLILMISSNTIGCTFFVKALNASGSSLPCTIASSATSYVCSALAGFLIFNESTSITWWCGISLVILGLFFISRVPAKSDSTEKLKQK from the exons ATGATGCATCGTAAATTAGTGCAGCATTCTTCTTCACTGTCCTCAAATGAATCCGACACATCTTctacaacaacatgtacaaatgaaaaacaaGTATCGAAAGTTCGTTTGGCTATCGTCGCTGGAGTTTTTGCGACTGTCGGAAGTCTGTTGGGTAAACTTGCTGGAAATTTTGGAATGGACTCCGTA GTTGGGTTGCTTTTGAAAGGCGTCCTCTTGATACTGATGATATCAAGTAATACAATCGGTTGCACGTTTTTCGTGAAAGCGCTGAATGCCAGTGGATCTTCCTTACCATGTACAATTGCCAGCTCTGCCACCAGTTATGTTTGTTCG GCTCTAGCTGGtttcctgatttttaacgaatccACGTCGATTACCTGGTGGTGTGGCATATCGTTAGTTATTTTAGGTTTATTTTTCATAAGTCGTGTTCCAGCAAAAAGTGATTCTACGgagaaattgaaacaaaaatag
- the MYPT-75D gene encoding myosin phosphatase targeting subunit 75D isoform X5, with protein sequence MMSNVYHKILKYLGINSWLCECKGKYSSRTYKYIAMEHSDLVSEMVHVERLTTQERLHLARHRRLQQLKVWRQREKEWLRHQTRHPSNKRHIFFNDSVMLLEAAARNDIDEVRRLLKKGVNPDSTNEDGLTALHQCCIDDNEEMMKLLIEFGANVNAEDSEKWTPLHAAATCGHLHLVKYLIARGANLLAVNADGNMPYDICEDEKTLDCIEGEMARWGVTQELIDETRASIEVQMLRDLQHVATVGGDLEYKDHQGATPLHIAAANGYLRVVEFLLDQHVATDVEDNDKWQPVHAAACWGHLEVLELLVQNGADLNAKNKHDETPADICEDPEIRERIVELKTEQESKRLREAQGRRVRRSQSINTRTQSVRRTSIRDKVLTTKKDAQEEARLRLQAQQTYVVSATANVPQTENDINARENSSSEIDSNAPPMAVRKAPEGKDNESFLREDVDKESVFYVTFLFL encoded by the exons ATGATGtctaatgtttatcacaaaatTTTAAAGTACCTTGGAATAAATTCATGGCTTTGTGAATGTAAAG GTAAATATAGCAGCAGGACTTATAAGTATATAGCCATGGAACATTCTGACTTGGTATCAGAAATGGTGCATGTAGAGAGGTTAACAACGCAAGAGAGATTGCATCTGGCTCGACACAGAAGGCTTCAGCAATTGAAAGTATGGCGTCAGCGTGAAAAAGAATGGCTGCGACATCAAACCAGGCACCCAAGCAACAAACGTCATATATTCTTTAATGACAGTGTTATGCTTTTAGAGGCAGCAGCAAGAAATGACATTGATGAAG TGAGACGGCTTTTGAAAAAAGGAGTAAATCCAGATTCAACTAATGAAGATGGACTTACAGCTTTGCATCAATGTTGTATAGATGATAATGAAGAGATGATGAAGCTGTTAATTGAGTTTGGAGCAAATGTTAATGCAGAAGATAGTGAGAAGTGGACCCCATTACATGCTGCCGCTACTTGTGGTCACCTACATTTAGTTAAATACCTTATTGCTAGAGGTGCTAATCTGTTAGCAGTTAATGCTGATGGCAATATGCCTTATGATATTTGTGAAGATGAAAAAACATTGGACTGCATTGAAG GGGAAATGGCAAGATGGGGCGTAACTCAAGAATTGATAGATGAAACAAGAGCATCAATAGAAGTTCAAATGTTGAGAGATCTACAGCATGTAGCTACTGTAGGTGGTGATCTTGAGTATAAAGATCATCAAGGTGCTACTCCA CTTCATATTGCAGCTGCCAACGGTTACTTAAGGGTAGTAGAATTTCTTTTGGATCAACATGTTGCAACAGATGTTGAAGATAATGATAAGTGGCAACCAGTGCATGCAGCTGCATGTTGGGGTCAT CTAGAAGTTCTTGAGTTACTAGTGCAAAATGGAGCAGACTTAAATGCAAAAAATAAACATGACGAGACACCAGCGG atATTTGCGAAGATCCGGAGATAAGAGAGAGGATAGTAGAACTTAAAACGGAACAAGAGAGTAAGCGGTTGCGGGAAGCACAAGGAAGAAGAGTGCGCAGATCTCAAAGTATAAATACACGCACGCAAAGTGTAAGACGAACTTCAATTAGAGACAAAGTTTTGACGACCAAGAAGGATGCTCAAGAAGAAGCTCGGCTCAGATTACAAGCACAACAG ACATACGTTGTCAGTGCAACTGCGAATGTGCCTCAAACGGAAAACGATATTAATGCACGAGAAAATTCAAGTAGCGAAATAGATTCTAATGCCCCGCCAATGGCAGTACGAAAAGCTCCTGAGGGGAAGGATAATGAATCTTTTCTTCGTGAGGACGTCGATAAAGAATCAG
- the MYPT-75D gene encoding myosin phosphatase targeting subunit 75D isoform X4 gives MMSNVYHKILKYLGINSWLCECKGKYSSRTYKYIAMEHSDLVSEMVHVERLTTQERLHLARHRRLQQLKVWRQREKEWLRHQTRHPSNKRHIFFNDSVMLLEAAARNDIDEVRRLLKKGVNPDSTNEDGLTALHQCCIDDNEEMMKLLIEFGANVNAEDSEKWTPLHAAATCGHLHLVKYLIARGANLLAVNADGNMPYDICEDEKTLDCIEGEMARWGVTQELIDETRASIEVQMLRDLQHVATVGGDLEYKDHQGATPLHIAAANGYLRVVEFLLDQHVATDVEDNDKWQPVHAAACWGHLEVLELLVQNGADLNAKNKHDETPADICEDPEIRERIVELKTEQESKRLREAQGRRVRRSQSINTRTQSVRRTSIRDKVLTTKKDAQEEARLRLQAQQTYVVSATANVPQTENDINARENSSSEIDSNAPPMAVRKAPEGKDNESFLREDVDKESENSTVVYALCVCIFPYMQGVRCIQTPVLN, from the exons ATGATGtctaatgtttatcacaaaatTTTAAAGTACCTTGGAATAAATTCATGGCTTTGTGAATGTAAAG GTAAATATAGCAGCAGGACTTATAAGTATATAGCCATGGAACATTCTGACTTGGTATCAGAAATGGTGCATGTAGAGAGGTTAACAACGCAAGAGAGATTGCATCTGGCTCGACACAGAAGGCTTCAGCAATTGAAAGTATGGCGTCAGCGTGAAAAAGAATGGCTGCGACATCAAACCAGGCACCCAAGCAACAAACGTCATATATTCTTTAATGACAGTGTTATGCTTTTAGAGGCAGCAGCAAGAAATGACATTGATGAAG TGAGACGGCTTTTGAAAAAAGGAGTAAATCCAGATTCAACTAATGAAGATGGACTTACAGCTTTGCATCAATGTTGTATAGATGATAATGAAGAGATGATGAAGCTGTTAATTGAGTTTGGAGCAAATGTTAATGCAGAAGATAGTGAGAAGTGGACCCCATTACATGCTGCCGCTACTTGTGGTCACCTACATTTAGTTAAATACCTTATTGCTAGAGGTGCTAATCTGTTAGCAGTTAATGCTGATGGCAATATGCCTTATGATATTTGTGAAGATGAAAAAACATTGGACTGCATTGAAG GGGAAATGGCAAGATGGGGCGTAACTCAAGAATTGATAGATGAAACAAGAGCATCAATAGAAGTTCAAATGTTGAGAGATCTACAGCATGTAGCTACTGTAGGTGGTGATCTTGAGTATAAAGATCATCAAGGTGCTACTCCA CTTCATATTGCAGCTGCCAACGGTTACTTAAGGGTAGTAGAATTTCTTTTGGATCAACATGTTGCAACAGATGTTGAAGATAATGATAAGTGGCAACCAGTGCATGCAGCTGCATGTTGGGGTCAT CTAGAAGTTCTTGAGTTACTAGTGCAAAATGGAGCAGACTTAAATGCAAAAAATAAACATGACGAGACACCAGCGG atATTTGCGAAGATCCGGAGATAAGAGAGAGGATAGTAGAACTTAAAACGGAACAAGAGAGTAAGCGGTTGCGGGAAGCACAAGGAAGAAGAGTGCGCAGATCTCAAAGTATAAATACACGCACGCAAAGTGTAAGACGAACTTCAATTAGAGACAAAGTTTTGACGACCAAGAAGGATGCTCAAGAAGAAGCTCGGCTCAGATTACAAGCACAACAG ACATACGTTGTCAGTGCAACTGCGAATGTGCCTCAAACGGAAAACGATATTAATGCACGAGAAAATTCAAGTAGCGAAATAGATTCTAATGCCCCGCCAATGGCAGTACGAAAAGCTCCTGAGGGGAAGGATAATGAATCTTTTCTTCGTGAGGACGTCGATAAAGAATCAG